A genomic window from Anthonomus grandis grandis chromosome 2, icAntGran1.3, whole genome shotgun sequence includes:
- the LOC126750468 gene encoding alpha-tocopherol transfer protein-like, which yields MTTPRKWVTEPDNYVCTLSEEVQEIAREELREDTHSRESALESMREWIKQNPKIKNCRMDAKFLLRFLRFKKFSVEQAKEALERYVLLRQTFGVAFNCLDITIPMMEELTNLGYMFACPKRDSKGRRVIVARPGVFDLNKFTNGDMCRIHGIVYETLMEDEENQVRGFVHFADGSGVGFAYLTLFTIREAVRIVKNGEKTLPMRHKEVHGFNIHPSMKFALDWGMSLISEKIKSRVRLYSNIEEVLEAGYVEKEVLPKEYGGTMPMSEMIELWKEELRQSHPILMSHDEMAVNEELFTRREKEGAVSALRRQGVSCGAEKDSLCGITGNFRKLEVD from the exons ATGACTACTCCTCGCAAGTGGGTTACCGAACCTGATAATTACGTATGCACGTTATCAGAAGAGGTCCAGGAAATAGCCAGGGAGGAGCTACGAGAAGACACGCATTCCAGAGAGTCAGCTCTGGAATCGATGAGGGAATGGATCAAGCAGAATCCGAAAATAAAGAACTGCAGAATGG ATGCCAAGTTCCTTTTGCGGTTTTTACGCTTTAAGAAGTTTAGTGTGGAGCAAGCGAAAGAGGCTCTGGAACGATACGTGCTACTGCGTCAAACTTTCGGGGTGGCATTCAATTGTCTGGATATTACCATTCCGATGATGGAAGAGCTCACGAATTTGGGATACATGTTCGCTTGTCCTAAGAGAGATAGTAAAGGCCGAAGAGTTATTGTGGCCAGACCAG GTgtgtttgatttaaataaattcaccAACGGAGACATGTGCCGAATCCACGGAATCGTCTATGAAACCCTAATGGAAGACGAAGAAAACCAAGTGAGAGGATTCGTCCATTTTGCCGACGGTTCCGGAGTGGGTTTCGCTTATCTAACATTGTTCACCATCAGGGAAGCGGTGCGCATTGTCAAAAATGGAGAG aaaacctTACCGATGCGTCATAAAGAGGTGCACGGGTTCAATATACATCCTTCGATGAAATTCGCCTTGGATTGGGGAATGTCTCTTATATCGGAAAAGATTAAGAGTCGAGTGAGGTTGTACTCGAATATCGAGGAGGTGCTTGAGGCCGGTTATGTGGAAAAAGAGGTTTTGCCCAAGGAGTATGGTGGCACCATGCCCATGTCTGAAATGATCG AGTTATGGAAAGAGGAGCTGAGGCAATCGCACCCCATTTTAATGTCCCACGACGAAATGGCCGTAAATGAGGAATTGTTTACGCGACGTGAAAAAGAGGGAGCAGTTTCCGCATTGAGGAGGCAGGGAGTCTCGTGCGGAGCCGAGAAAGACTCACTATGCGGAATTACCGGAAACTTTAGGAAACTGGAAGTCGATTAA